One Hordeum vulgare subsp. vulgare chromosome 4H, MorexV3_pseudomolecules_assembly, whole genome shotgun sequence DNA window includes the following coding sequences:
- the LOC123451011 gene encoding protein NRT1/ PTR FAMILY 8.3-like, producing the protein MAAAAAADEERPLLDLQPLINQDVASEYTSDGSVDINNQPALKRNTGNWRACYMILAVEFCECVAFFAIASNLVTYLTTVLHESKVAAARDVSAWVGACFLTPLIGAFLADTYLGRYWTMVVSLPVHTTGMLVLAVAASVPSSYYHGDVHHAVVVYLGLYLAALGTGGIKPCSSAFGADQFDGGDPTELEKKGSFFNWYYFLMNLSSLLSSTLLVWLQDNGWWGLSFAIPTVLMTLSLAVFVGGSRVYRFRKLRASPFTSICQVLVAAVRKWRVRLPDDVSLLYEPPSSSSSAESSHQIQHTNQFRFLDKAATVIPPSDKTCTALPMCSWSLCTVTQVEELKILLRMFPVWASYVIFYAVAGQTASTFVEQGMVMDNHVGRFTIPPASLSIVSVFSVLIGVFIYEPVLVPLARRYTGNAKGFSQTQRLGIGFALSMLTMVYSAVLEMKRLAIARASGLADQNVPVPLSILWQVPAYVMLGTAGVFSGIGMMEFFYDEAPYTMKSLCAAFSQLAIASAAYFNALVFSVVAVATTHGGAPGWIPDNLNEGHLDYFFWMMAALSLLNLAQFVYYSMR; encoded by the exons atggcagcagcagcagcagcagacgaGGAGAGGCCCCTGCTTGATCTCCAACCCCTGATTAATCAG GATGTAGCTTCGGAATACACCAGCGACGGATCTGTTGACATCAACAATCAGCCTGCTTTGAAGCGCAACACAGGCAATTGGAGGGCGTGCTACATGATTTTAG CCGTCGAGTTTTGCGAATGCGTCGCCTTCTTCGCAATCGCGTCCAACTTGGTAACCTATCTCACCACCGTGCTCCACGAAAGCAAGGTCGCCGCTGCGCGGGACGTCTCTGCCTGGGTTGGCGCATGCTTCCTCACACCACTTATCGGGGCCTTCTTGGCTGACACGTATCTGGGAAGATACTGGACGATGGTCGTTTCCCTTCCGGTCCATACCACC GGAATGCTCGTGCTCGCAGTTGCAGCATCAGTCCCGTCATCCTACTACCATGGCGATGTTCATCATGCCGTGGTGGTGTACCTTGGACTCTATCTTGCTGCACTTGGGACCGGTGGCATCAAACCCTGCTCGTCGGCCTTCGGTGCCGACCAGTTCGACGGCGGGGACCCGACGGAGCTGGAGAAGAAGGGCTCCTTCTTCAACTGGTACTACTTCCTGATGAATCTTAGCTCCCTTCTGTCGAGCACACTGCTTGTTTGGCTGCAGGATAATGGTTGGTGGGGGCTCAGTTTTGCGATCCCAACGGTGCTCATGACCTTGAGCCTAGCAGTATTTGTTGGTGGCTCCAGAGTGTACCGGTTCAGGAAGCTGAGAGCAAGCCCATTCACGAGTATCTGTCAGGTTCTCGTTGCGGCCGTCAGGAAGTGGCGTGTGCGACTGCCAGATGATGTCTCGCTCTTGTACGAGCCGCCCAGTTCGTCATCATCAGCTGAATCAAGTCACCAAATTCAGCACACGAATCAGTTCAG GTTTCTAGACAAGGCTGCCACCGTGATTCCCCCGTCAGACAAGACGTGCACGGCGTTGCCGATGTGTTCATGGAGTCTCTGCACAGTGACCCAAGTTGAGGAGCTCAAGATACTGCTGCGGATGTTCCCGGTCTGGGCGTCGTACGTGATCTTCTACGCGGTCGCCGGGCAGACCGCATCAACGTTTGTAGAGCAGGGGATGGTCATGGACAACCATGTCGGCCGGTTCACAATCCCACCGGCCTCCCTCTCTATTGTCAGCGTGTTCAGCGTCCTTATCGGGGTTTTCATCTACGAACCCGTGCTAGTGCCGCTCGCGCGGCGCTATACTGGCAATGCGAAGGGCTTCTCGCAGACGCAGCGCCTTGGGATCGGCTTTGCGCTGTCCATGCTGACCATGGTCTACTCAGCAGTCCTCGAGATGAAGAGGCTGGCGATCGCGCGAGCCAGCGGCCTGGCAGACCAGAATGTGCCAGTGCCACTGAGCATTTTGTGGCAAGTGCCCGCATACGTGATGCTTGGCACGGCTGGCGTTTTCTCAGGAATCGGCATGATGGAGTTCTTCTACGATGAGGCCCCTTACACCATGAAGAGCCTATGTGCGGCATTTTCGCAGCTTGCGATTGCGTCCGCGGCTTACTTCAACGCGCTGGTGTTCAGTGTTGTTGCGGTGGCCACGACGCACGGTGGCGCGCCCGGGTGGATCCCGGATAATCTGAATGAAGGGCATTTGGACTATTTCTTCTGGATGATGGCTGCTCTTAGCTTACTGAATCTGGCGCAATTTGTGTACTACTCCATGAGGTAA